Proteins encoded within one genomic window of Rossellomorea vietnamensis:
- a CDS encoding thymidylate synthase — MKQYLDLCKHVLENGTKKEDRTGTGTISTFGYQMRFDLQEGFPLLTTKKLHVKSIIHELLWFLKGDTNVAYLQENGVRIWNEWADENGELGPVYGHQWRSWSGANGETIDQITNLIETIKHNPDSRRMIVSAWNVADVDHMALPPCHCLFQFYVADGKLSCQLYQRSADVFLGVPFNIASYALLTMMVAQACDLEAGEFVHTFGDVHIYQNHIDQVNLQLSREPKSLPKLVINPEVKDIFHFTFEDFKLEGYDPHPHIKGVVSV, encoded by the coding sequence GTGAAGCAGTATTTAGACTTGTGCAAACATGTACTGGAAAATGGGACAAAGAAAGAGGATCGGACGGGGACGGGTACGATCAGTACGTTCGGTTACCAGATGCGTTTTGACTTACAGGAGGGATTCCCTCTTCTTACAACGAAGAAATTGCATGTCAAATCCATCATCCATGAACTGCTTTGGTTCTTAAAAGGGGATACCAACGTAGCGTATCTACAGGAAAACGGAGTCCGTATCTGGAATGAATGGGCAGATGAGAATGGTGAATTGGGACCTGTTTACGGTCACCAGTGGAGATCTTGGTCAGGTGCGAACGGTGAAACGATCGATCAGATCACAAACCTCATCGAAACGATCAAACATAATCCTGATTCCAGAAGGATGATCGTCAGCGCATGGAATGTCGCTGATGTGGATCACATGGCTTTACCTCCTTGTCACTGCCTGTTCCAATTCTACGTGGCAGATGGTAAGTTATCCTGTCAGTTATATCAACGATCTGCCGATGTATTCCTTGGTGTTCCGTTTAATATTGCCTCATATGCTCTCTTAACGATGATGGTTGCACAGGCTTGTGATCTGGAAGCAGGTGAATTCGTCCATACATTCGGAGACGTGCATATCTATCAGAATCATATAGATCAAGTGAACTTACAGCTTTCAAGAGAGCCTAAATCGTTGCCGAAGCTTGTAATCAATCCTGAAGTGAAGGACATATTCCATTTCACTTTCGAAGATTTCAAACTGGAAGGATACGATCCCCATCCGCATATCAAAGGGGTCGTGAGTGTATGA
- a CDS encoding dihydrofolate reductase, whose product MISFIWAMDQNQLIGKDNGLPWRLPEDLKFFKKTTNGHAIVMGRKTFDSIGKPLPNRENVILTRNTAFQQEGCLVMHSVEEILEWSKEKDREIFIMGGREIYQQFIPHVERLYVTQIHHEFEGDTTMPAIPWEEFTCISSEKGVRDEKNPYDYEFRIYERK is encoded by the coding sequence ATGATCTCGTTTATTTGGGCGATGGATCAGAATCAGCTGATCGGGAAAGATAATGGATTACCTTGGAGACTGCCTGAGGATCTGAAATTCTTTAAAAAGACGACGAACGGACATGCCATCGTCATGGGGAGAAAGACTTTCGATTCCATCGGTAAGCCGCTGCCAAATCGTGAAAATGTCATTTTGACCAGAAATACAGCATTTCAACAAGAAGGCTGCCTTGTGATGCATTCTGTTGAGGAAATTCTGGAGTGGTCTAAAGAAAAAGACAGAGAAATCTTTATCATGGGTGGAAGAGAAATATATCAACAGTTCATCCCCCATGTAGAAAGACTATATGTCACACAGATCCATCATGAATTTGAAGGGGATACGACCATGCCGGCCATCCCTTGGGAAGAATTCACCTGTATCTCATCGGAAAAGGGTGTCAGGGACGAGAAGAATCCTTACGACTATGAATTCAGGATCTATGAAAGAAAATAG
- a CDS encoding lysophospholipid acyltransferase family protein: protein MVYVLIYMGLYLLYSIPTLQKVKRLDRNMSVEERDGIVHDLPKRWSRGIMKRTGSNVHIKGQEAIPAGPVLFVANHSGDFDVPVLLGSIPKPFGFISKMEVKKLPIISGWMEMISCIFIDRKNRRQAVLSIREGGMVLKNGHSLLIFPEGTRNKGGALKEFKTGGIRMAKDAGVPIVPVVIQGTADMFEKQRRGIKPCDIYVEVLPSLSSAYVADKDVKELSIEVQGIIQAALDEMRIAA from the coding sequence ATGGTGTATGTTTTGATCTATATGGGGCTGTATCTTCTATATAGCATCCCGACACTTCAAAAGGTAAAAAGACTGGATAGGAACATGTCAGTCGAGGAACGGGACGGGATTGTTCATGATCTCCCTAAAAGGTGGTCCAGAGGAATCATGAAACGGACCGGAAGCAATGTACATATTAAGGGGCAGGAAGCGATTCCAGCGGGGCCGGTCCTGTTTGTAGCCAATCATTCAGGGGATTTTGACGTTCCTGTTTTGTTAGGTTCCATTCCAAAGCCTTTTGGATTCATTTCGAAAATGGAAGTGAAGAAATTGCCGATCATAAGCGGATGGATGGAAATGATTTCATGCATTTTCATTGATCGGAAGAATCGAAGACAGGCCGTGCTGTCGATCCGTGAAGGTGGTATGGTTTTGAAAAATGGGCACTCCCTTTTAATTTTTCCTGAGGGTACCAGAAACAAGGGTGGAGCGTTGAAGGAATTTAAGACAGGAGGGATCCGGATGGCGAAGGATGCAGGCGTCCCGATCGTCCCGGTCGTCATACAGGGGACGGCCGACATGTTTGAAAAACAAAGGCGCGGCATCAAGCCCTGCGACATATATGTCGAAGTCCTCCCTTCCCTTTCTTCCGCCTATGTAGCGGATAAAGACGTAAAGGAGTTATCAATCGAGGTTCAAGGAATCATTCAGGCTGCCTTGGACGAAATGAGAATCGCAGCATAA
- the trhA gene encoding PAQR family membrane homeostasis protein TrhA translates to MTYDFDFSNWKEEVANAITHGIGLILSIPALVMLIIFAVHEGSAWHIVSFSIFGASMILLYLFSTLLHSFKPSKVKNLFAILDHSAIYVLIAGTYTPFMLVSVRGALGWTLFGIVWGLAIVGIVFKCYFVQRYQVVSTLFYLVMGWLVIIAIKPLYASLTGAGFGLLLTGGIMYSVGAIFYVWNKLPYNHAIWHLFVLAGSGFMYFCILFYV, encoded by the coding sequence TTGACATATGATTTCGATTTTTCAAATTGGAAAGAAGAAGTGGCGAACGCCATCACCCATGGGATCGGATTGATTCTCAGCATTCCGGCATTAGTGATGTTAATCATTTTTGCCGTTCACGAAGGATCTGCCTGGCATATTGTCAGCTTCTCGATATTCGGAGCTTCGATGATACTTCTTTATTTATTTTCGACACTCTTGCACAGCTTTAAGCCTTCTAAGGTGAAAAATCTATTTGCGATATTGGACCATTCAGCCATTTATGTGCTGATTGCAGGAACGTATACGCCATTTATGCTTGTCAGTGTGAGAGGCGCACTAGGATGGACTTTATTTGGAATTGTATGGGGTCTTGCCATAGTGGGGATCGTGTTCAAGTGTTATTTTGTTCAACGCTACCAAGTGGTATCCACCCTATTCTATCTTGTGATGGGCTGGCTCGTGATCATTGCAATCAAACCACTTTATGCCAGCTTGACAGGTGCAGGATTCGGACTTCTCTTAACAGGAGGGATCATGTACTCCGTCGGTGCCATCTTCTACGTGTGGAACAAGCTTCCTTATAATCACGCCATCTGGCACCTGTTCGTCCTTGCCGGCAGCGGTTTTATGTATTTCTGTATCTTGTTCTATGTGTAA
- a CDS encoding SOS response-associated peptidase codes for MCGRFSLTTPLEELVKHYLIDEFLEDWKPRYNIAPSQNVLSLISHKGKRRAGEIKWGLVPHWADASKWKPLINARSETLLVKPSFKSLVHSRRMVIIADGFYEWKKEESGRMPVRFKLKEEKPFVFAGLWDRNGEVTTSTILTTEANSLVEDVHERMPVMLTNSEDIEKWLNTDEYSFDQAASVLKPLPREVMEGYRVSTYVNSPKHDTSECIVPVSSEG; via the coding sequence ATGTGCGGTAGATTTTCTTTGACGACCCCCTTGGAAGAATTGGTAAAACACTATTTGATTGATGAATTTCTTGAAGACTGGAAGCCGCGATACAATATCGCTCCATCCCAGAACGTCCTTTCCCTTATTTCTCATAAGGGGAAGAGGAGGGCAGGTGAAATCAAATGGGGGCTTGTTCCCCATTGGGCTGACGCCTCTAAGTGGAAGCCATTGATCAATGCCCGTAGTGAAACGCTCCTTGTCAAACCCAGTTTTAAATCCCTTGTGCATTCAAGAAGGATGGTGATCATTGCTGACGGTTTTTATGAATGGAAGAAGGAGGAGTCAGGGAGGATGCCAGTAAGGTTCAAATTAAAAGAAGAAAAGCCATTTGTTTTTGCCGGGTTATGGGACAGGAATGGGGAGGTCACTACATCGACAATTCTGACAACCGAAGCCAATTCTCTGGTTGAAGATGTACATGAAAGAATGCCTGTGATGCTCACAAACAGTGAAGATATTGAGAAATGGCTCAACACCGATGAATATTCCTTTGATCAGGCTGCGTCCGTATTAAAGCCACTCCCAAGAGAAGTGATGGAGGGTTACCGGGTGTCCACCTACGTGAACTCTCCTAAACATGACACATCGGAATGCATTGTTCCGGTATCATCTGAAGGATAA
- a CDS encoding DUF2535 family protein: MLTKTIEFKSKYGRKVKISEVPVLKKDSPLYLRVNLRLHQFITKVMNHNGPKTIFSFREHLKRTTKWSEYEEIYQSEELKNNA, encoded by the coding sequence TTGCTTACCAAAACCATCGAGTTCAAATCAAAGTATGGACGGAAGGTCAAAATCTCAGAAGTTCCTGTATTGAAGAAAGACAGCCCTCTCTACCTAAGGGTAAATCTCAGGCTGCATCAATTTATCACTAAAGTGATGAATCATAATGGGCCTAAGACCATCTTCAGCTTTAGAGAACATTTAAAGAGAACGACGAAATGGTCAGAGTACGAAGAAATTTATCAATCAGAAGAGTTAAAGAATAATGCATAG